In Carassius gibelio isolate Cgi1373 ecotype wild population from Czech Republic chromosome B2, carGib1.2-hapl.c, whole genome shotgun sequence, a single genomic region encodes these proteins:
- the LOC127951297 gene encoding excitatory amino acid transporter 5-like, whose translation MDENQSSSSSSSQCHSPPVSPLRNMVEYFKNLIKNSIPPNFREWVKDYCKRNGLLTLSVLAVMSGCAVGFTLRSLNLSTQAKIYFSFPGELLMRMLKMLILPLITSSLMSGLSAMDTKASGRLGLLTITYYLWTTFIAVIVGIILVLIIHPGTGTEKEGHKASGGPVMTSADALLDLIRNMIPSNLIEATFQQYKTELVPNFKNSEKSSQANFVYIMPDYDNPMMGHPVFLELTPPPEIHYKIVPGKSNGMNVLGIVIFSATMGLLLGRMGSRGSPLVNVCLCINECVMKIINAAMWYFPFGIVFLVAGKILDMHDPVVLAEKLGMYFMTVLAGLFVHGVILLPMFFFLFTRKNPFNYIRGLLQALVIALATSSSSATLPITMKCLLENCHVDRKIARFVLPVGATINMDGTALYEAVAAIFIAQVNEYELDFGQLVTISITATAASIGAAGIPQAGLVTMVIVLTSVGLPPDDISLIVAIDWILDRFRTMINVLGDALAAGIMAHVCRKDFQKDIQSSSNSERRDTMISFGNQSVQSFPTSEVPLLANRDYILEVVGDQVIERPTPCYNLCQV comes from the exons ATGGATGAGAACCAGAGCAGCTCAAGCTCATCTTCCCAATGCCATTCCCCTCCGGTGAGCCCCTTGAGAAACATGGTGGAATATTTCAAGAACCTTATCAAGAACTCAATACCTCCAAACTTTCGTGAATGGGTAAAGGATTACTGCAAAAGGAACGGCTTGCTCACCTTGTCAGTGTTAGCAGTGATGTCGGGTTGTGCGGTGGGATTCACGTTAAGAAGCTTGAACTTGTCAACACAG GCAAAAATCTACTTTTCTTTTCCTGGAGAACTTCTAATGAGAATGCTGAAAATGTTGATTCTTCCTCTCATCACATCCAG TTTAATGTCTGGCTTGTCTGCTATGGACACCAAGGCCAGTGGACGTCTGGGCCTTCTTACCATCACATATTACCTGTGGACTACCTTCATTGCTGTAATTGTGGGGATTATTCTGGTACTGATCATTCATCCTGGAACCGGTACTGAAAAAGAGGGACATAAAGCCTCCGGAGGGCCAGTGATGACCTCTGCTGATGCCCTGCTTGATTTGATCAG gaacatgaTTCCATCCAATCTGATTGAAGCCACATTTCAGCAG taTAAAACAGAACTTGTGCCCAATTTTAAAAACAGTGAAAAATCATCGCAAGCCAACTTTGTGTACATCATGCCAGACTATGACAACCCCATGATGGGTCACCCAGTGTTTCTGGAACTCACTCCTCCTCCTGAAATCCACTACAAAATTGTACCAGGGAAAAGCAATGGGATGAACGTGCTAGGAATCGTCATTTTCTCTGCCACTATGG GTCTTCTGCTTGGTAGAATGGGATCCAGAGGTTCACCCCTAGTAAATGTGTGTCTTTGCATTAATGAATGTGTTATGAAGATCATCAATGCTGCTATGTG GTACTTCCCATTTGGAATCGTATTTCTGGTTGCTGGAAAGATCCTGGACATGCATGATCCTGTGGTCCTTGCGGAGAAGCTTGGGATGTACTTCATGACGGTTCTGGCGGGACTGTTCGTCCATGGTGTGATTTTGCTGCCGATGTTCTTCTTCCTGTTCACTAGGAAAAACCCCTTTAACTATATCCGTGGCCTCCTCCAGGCTCTGGTTATCGCTTTGGCAACTTCATCCAG TTCAGCTACTTTGCCAATTACAATGAAGTGCTTACTGGAAAACTGCCACGTGGATCGCAAAATCGCTCGATTTGTACTTCCTGTGGGTGCTACTATCAATATGGATGGCACAGCGCTATATGAAGCAGTGGCAGCAATCTTCATAGCCCAGGTCAATGAGTACGAGCTTGACTTCGGACAACTTGTTACTATTAG TATCACAGCGACAGCGGCGAGCATCGGAGCAGCTGGAATCCCTCAGGCTGGCCTTGTTACCATGGTTATCGTTCTTACCTCAGTGGGTTTGCCTCCAGATGACATCTCACTTATTGTAGCTATCGACTGGATCCT GGACCGATTTCGAACAATGATCAATGTGCTTGGAGATGCATTAGCAGCAGGAATCATGGCTCATGTGTGCAGGAAGGACTTCCAGAAAGACATCCAATCCTCAAGCAACTCCGAGAGA CGAGATACCATGATATCATTCGGAAACCAAAGCGTGCAGAGCTTTCCCACATCTGAGGTTCCACTTCTGGCAAACAGGGACTACATCTTAGAGGTTGTCGGTGATCAGGTGATCGAGAGGCCGACTCCCTGTTATAACCTTTGCCAAGTTTAA